From Amycolatopsis sp. cg9, one genomic window encodes:
- a CDS encoding ESX secretion-associated protein EspG — MAERFEFVLEVVEALVVGQATGADVRRYPLRAGNLPTDPVRFVRVARQVYDALEERRLSVSGELHPGVRTAFELLAEPRVSVAVSGIDGLGADVAVLVVTDGAQALGITQAADSDDLLFSLFADEDLVEVVTGVLPPAPAATTGKHVVHRAAGREVSAMAAKRIADAEFEEEETDAFGMIEVKAVVRPGRRPPARKTSDVAVLERVLAEPRLGGGHIAVSAQGRRGERVAGEPLSWLDTADGRYLVHTTTGEAGELTAEYVPAGRADLARAIRDAIAAVY, encoded by the coding sequence ATGGCGGAGCGGTTCGAGTTCGTCCTCGAGGTCGTCGAAGCTCTCGTAGTGGGCCAGGCGACCGGCGCCGACGTCCGGCGGTACCCGCTGCGCGCGGGCAACCTCCCGACCGACCCGGTGCGGTTCGTGCGGGTCGCGCGCCAGGTCTACGACGCGCTCGAAGAGCGGCGGCTGTCGGTTTCCGGTGAGCTGCACCCCGGTGTGCGCACGGCGTTCGAGCTGCTCGCCGAGCCCCGGGTTTCGGTTGCGGTCAGCGGGATCGACGGGCTCGGCGCCGACGTCGCCGTGCTCGTGGTCACCGACGGCGCCCAGGCGCTCGGCATCACGCAGGCGGCGGACAGCGACGACCTGCTGTTCTCGCTGTTCGCGGACGAGGACCTCGTCGAGGTCGTCACGGGCGTGCTGCCGCCCGCCCCGGCCGCGACCACGGGCAAGCACGTCGTGCACCGCGCCGCCGGGCGCGAGGTCTCGGCCATGGCGGCGAAGCGCATCGCCGACGCCGAGTTCGAGGAAGAAGAAACCGACGCCTTCGGCATGATCGAGGTCAAGGCCGTGGTGCGGCCGGGCCGCCGCCCGCCGGCGCGCAAGACCTCGGACGTCGCGGTGCTCGAGCGGGTGCTCGCCGAACCCCGGCTGGGCGGCGGTCACATCGCCGTCAGCGCGCAGGGGCGGCGCGGCGAGCGCGTCGCGGGCGAACCGCTGAGCTGGCTGGACACCGCCGACGGCCGCTACCTCGTGCACACGACGACCGGCGAGGCCGGCGAGCTGACGGCGGAGTACGTGCCGGCCGGGCGGGCCGACCTCGCGCGCGCGATCCGCGACGCGATCGCCGCTGTCTACTGA
- a CDS encoding ketopantoate reductase family protein, whose translation MSDLRILVVGAGATGGYFGGRLLQAGRDVTFLVRPGRAKVLRDSGLRIVGLGEETVLEPPLAETGTLDGTYDLVLLAVKATGLAAAIDDFAPAVGPGTLVLPFLNGLAHLDALGARFGEDAVLGGVAKVMTTIDDDGAIRRLGPLQHLAYGARAEPAPPRLADVGAALDGAGFPVVRSARITEAMWAKWVFIAAIGGINSLLRGTIGDVVAVPGGAEFAEAVVAEAAAVAEAAGYPVPAPDLEATRKTVTDPAMGGSSLYRDLLGGHPVEGEQIFGDLTARARALGVATPLLDLVSLQLRVHQHRIG comes from the coding sequence GTGAGCGACTTGCGGATTCTGGTGGTGGGGGCCGGCGCGACCGGCGGGTACTTCGGCGGGCGGCTGCTGCAGGCGGGCCGGGACGTCACGTTCCTCGTCCGGCCGGGCCGGGCGAAGGTGCTGCGGGACAGCGGCCTGCGGATCGTCGGGCTCGGCGAGGAGACGGTGCTGGAGCCGCCGCTGGCCGAGACCGGGACGCTCGACGGGACCTACGACCTCGTGCTGCTGGCGGTCAAGGCCACCGGCCTCGCCGCGGCCATCGACGATTTCGCCCCCGCGGTCGGCCCGGGCACGCTCGTCCTGCCGTTCCTCAACGGGCTCGCCCACCTCGACGCCCTCGGCGCGCGGTTCGGCGAGGACGCCGTGCTCGGCGGCGTCGCGAAGGTGATGACCACCATCGACGACGACGGCGCGATCCGCCGGCTCGGGCCGCTCCAGCACCTGGCCTACGGCGCCCGCGCCGAGCCCGCCCCGCCGCGGCTGGCCGACGTCGGCGCGGCACTGGACGGCGCCGGGTTCCCCGTGGTCCGGAGCGCGCGGATCACCGAGGCGATGTGGGCGAAATGGGTGTTCATCGCCGCGATCGGCGGGATCAACAGCCTGCTGCGCGGCACGATCGGCGACGTCGTCGCGGTGCCGGGCGGTGCGGAGTTCGCCGAAGCCGTGGTCGCCGAGGCGGCCGCCGTCGCCGAAGCGGCCGGGTACCCGGTGCCGGCGCCGGACCTGGAAGCGACGCGCAAGACCGTGACGGACCCCGCGATGGGGGGATCTTCGCTGTACCGCGACCTGCTCGGCGGTCACCCGGTCGAGGGAGAGCAGATCTTCGGCGACCTCACCGCGCGTGCCCGCGCTCTCGGGGTCGCCACGCCGCTGCTGGACCTCGTCAGCCTGCAGCTGCGCGTCCACCAGCACCGCATCGGGTGA
- a CDS encoding flavin reductase family protein translates to MKTETPAHTAIEPGILYFGTPVVLLSSTNEDGSANLAPMSSAFWLGWRAMLGLGARSKTTQNLLRTGECVLNLPSDALAAAVDRLALTTGSDPVPEGKRKRGYFHVAGKFERAGLTPVPSETVAPPRVAECPVAMEAVLEAVHPLADEDDRQRGGIVAIEVRVQRVFVHDDIRAAGSDDHIDPDRWRPLIMSFQKLYGLGPQVHPSTLARIPERLYRGPDIDRARGVTSRSAAPAGERAS, encoded by the coding sequence GTGAAGACGGAAACCCCTGCGCACACGGCCATCGAGCCCGGCATCCTCTACTTCGGCACCCCGGTCGTCCTCCTCTCCAGCACCAACGAAGACGGCTCCGCCAACCTCGCGCCGATGTCCTCGGCCTTCTGGCTCGGCTGGCGTGCGATGCTCGGGCTCGGCGCCCGCTCCAAGACCACCCAAAACCTGCTCCGCACCGGTGAATGCGTGCTCAACCTGCCCTCCGACGCCCTCGCCGCGGCCGTCGACCGGCTTGCGCTGACCACCGGGTCCGATCCCGTGCCGGAGGGCAAGCGGAAGCGGGGGTACTTCCACGTCGCGGGGAAGTTCGAGCGGGCCGGGCTGACTCCCGTACCGTCGGAAACCGTCGCGCCGCCACGGGTCGCCGAATGCCCGGTCGCCATGGAGGCCGTGCTGGAGGCCGTGCACCCGCTCGCCGACGAGGACGACCGGCAACGCGGCGGGATCGTCGCGATCGAGGTGCGCGTGCAGCGCGTGTTCGTCCACGACGACATCCGGGCGGCCGGCAGCGACGACCACATCGACCCGGATCGCTGGCGGCCGCTCATCATGAGCTTCCAGAAGCTCTACGGCCTCGGCCCGCAGGTCCACCCCTCGACGCTGGCCCGCATCCCCGAGCGGCTGTACCGCGGTCCGGACATCGACCGCGCCCGCGGGGTCACGTCGCGTTCAGCTGCGCCAGCAGGGGAGCGAGCGTCTTGA